TCACGCTCTTTACTGATGAAAACTTCCGCGGAGCTTCGAGGGTATTAAGGGGCAATCTCGGTATTCGTACTCTCGATGACGTTATTAGTGGAGAAGACGCCGAAAGTCTTCGTTTCTTCTCCACAAGCGACAACGCCACACTTGTTTTGTTCACGCGTACAAGATTCCGCGGTAACTTCAGGATTTTGCGCAGAAACCGCAATATAGCCGATCTCGATGATCTCATCAATGGTGCGGATGTGGAATCGCTTATTGCTACGAATCAAAGATTGACAGTTGAGCAAGTGCGGGGAATAAGAAACTCTGGAACCTTGCCTTCTGGTTACAGGACGATCTAAAGGGTTGCCAGATTATAATTGATTTTGATGAATCACACTAATAGAACTAAGCAGTCAGTTGCCCAGACGCGACTAACTGCTTAGTTTTTTTAACGGTCTGCATATGTGTAATTTTCGATAAATTGAACGATAATGCGACGCGATACGTGGACGCGGACGGGTGCATGATCGCCATGAGCGCAGTCCAAGAAGGCGGCACCGTCAGGATCACTGTCAAGGATAACGGCGCCGGCATCGACCCTGTGGATTTGCCGCATATCTATCGCGGCGATAAATCGCGTTCCAGCGTATCTGGCGGCAAATGAGGCTTGGGGCTCGGTAAACGCACCACACATGTGGAGCTTGCAGGAAGAATTGA
This genomic stretch from Xylanibacillus composti harbors:
- a CDS encoding ATP-binding protein, which produces MNDNATRYVDADGCMIAMSAVQEGGTVRITVKDNGAGIDPVDLPHIYRGDKSRSSVSGGK